The proteins below come from a single Crossiella sp. CA-258035 genomic window:
- a CDS encoding tryptophanase, translated as MPLMEPYRIKVVEPIPITTPEQREAALAEAGYNQFNLPADVVTIDLLSDSGTGALSAAQQAAAALGDESYAGARSFFRFKEVVEELTGYPHLWPVHQGRAAERILFTALLKPGQVSVSNTHFDTTRANVELLGCTALDLPGPAAKDLDEPAPFKGDIDLDALARVLTDGTPVGLVIMTITNNGGGGQPVSMANLKAAAALCRAHGVPYFLDAARFAENAWLVTQREPGYEHRSPREVAREAFALADGCVASLKKDGIVHMGGLLAVRDPELAGRCELLLIATEGFRTYGGLAGRDLDMLAQGLREVTEPDYLRARAEQSRHLGELAVAGGVSIVQPAGIHAIYLNAGRLLTHLPPSSFPGHALALELYRRGGIRAAELGSLYLGEFDEHDELTKAAPYELVRLAIPRRVYTQSHLEYVGEVLAEIAKDPERVPGYRLTHNPPLLRHFNCRLAPRS; from the coding sequence ATGCCGCTGATGGAGCCCTACCGGATCAAGGTCGTGGAGCCGATCCCGATCACCACGCCGGAACAGCGCGAGGCCGCGCTGGCCGAGGCCGGGTACAACCAGTTCAACCTGCCCGCCGACGTGGTCACCATCGACCTGCTCAGCGACTCCGGCACCGGCGCGCTGTCCGCGGCCCAGCAGGCCGCCGCGGCGCTGGGTGACGAGTCCTACGCCGGGGCGCGCTCCTTCTTCCGGTTCAAGGAGGTGGTCGAGGAGCTGACCGGCTACCCGCACCTGTGGCCGGTGCACCAGGGCCGCGCGGCCGAGCGGATCCTGTTCACCGCCCTGCTCAAGCCGGGCCAGGTCAGCGTCAGCAACACGCACTTCGACACCACCAGGGCCAACGTGGAGCTGCTCGGCTGCACCGCGCTGGACCTGCCCGGCCCGGCGGCCAAGGACCTGGACGAACCGGCCCCGTTCAAGGGCGACATCGACCTGGACGCCCTGGCGCGGGTGCTCACCGACGGCACCCCGGTCGGCCTGGTGATCATGACCATCACCAACAACGGCGGCGGCGGGCAGCCGGTGTCCATGGCCAACCTCAAGGCCGCCGCGGCGCTGTGCCGGGCGCACGGGGTGCCCTACTTCCTGGACGCGGCCCGCTTCGCCGAGAACGCCTGGCTGGTCACCCAGCGGGAACCCGGTTACGAGCACCGCAGCCCGCGCGAGGTGGCCCGGGAGGCCTTCGCGCTGGCCGACGGGTGCGTGGCCAGCCTGAAGAAGGACGGCATCGTGCACATGGGCGGCCTGCTCGCGGTGCGCGACCCGGAGCTGGCCGGGCGCTGCGAGCTGCTGCTGATCGCCACCGAGGGCTTCCGCACCTACGGCGGCCTGGCCGGGCGGGACCTGGACATGCTGGCCCAGGGCCTGCGCGAGGTGACCGAACCGGACTACCTGCGGGCCCGCGCCGAGCAGTCCCGCCACCTCGGCGAGCTGGCCGTGGCCGGTGGCGTGTCCATCGTGCAGCCTGCCGGGATCCACGCCATCTACCTCAACGCCGGCCGCCTGCTCACCCACCTGCCACCCAGCTCCTTCCCCGGGCACGCGCTGGCCCTGGAGCTGTACCGGCGCGGCGGCATCCGGGCCGCCGAGCTCGGCTCGCTCTACCTCGGCGAGTTCGACGAGCACGACGAGCTGACCAAGGCTGCCCCGTACGAGCTGGTGCGGCTGGCCATCCCGCGCCGGGTCTACACCCAGAGCCACCTGGAGTACGTGGGCGAGGTCCTGGCCGAGATCGCCAAGGACCCCGAGCGGGTGCCCGGCTACCGGCTCACGCACAACCCGCCGCTGCTGCGGCACTTCAACTGCCGGCTGGCCCCCCGGTCGTAG
- a CDS encoding tryptophan dimethylallyltransferase family protein: protein MGKATLSLADDISGLTSELCRAVGLSHSTNAAEEYADLVREMLGPGGDRPIGQPPAWPSDVADDHTPVEFSLAVDRAGRPAVRLLLETLGEGTSIEANVCAAQELLPRLAERYGFSLAAFDAVADLFLPKHPQGRFAWWWSVVLRLGLPPAFKIYFNPEVRGRAVAGELVEAGLDRLGFGGAYPNLRRRLRPGDELDRYSFFSIDLHTQPDPRVKVYLSHHDGDLAQLLRTAGAARQVEEEQIREFTAIAGGHRGRFTGRPLISSLSFLAGDTDRASGFSVYLPVRDYAEDDEVALARAHALLAGHGLDRALLDRALTVLARRPLNEGVGLIPHLSLRTGRPHTGLTVYLSAESYAVTPPRPESLAS from the coding sequence ATGGGCAAGGCAACGCTCTCGCTGGCTGACGACATTTCCGGACTAACCAGCGAGCTCTGCCGGGCGGTCGGTCTTTCCCATTCCACAAATGCGGCCGAAGAATACGCCGACCTTGTGCGGGAAATGCTCGGACCCGGTGGCGACCGGCCGATCGGGCAACCGCCCGCCTGGCCCTCCGACGTCGCCGACGACCACACCCCGGTCGAGTTCTCCCTCGCCGTCGACCGGGCCGGCCGCCCCGCGGTGCGCCTGCTGCTGGAAACCCTCGGCGAGGGCACGTCCATCGAAGCAAACGTTTGTGCAGCTCAGGAGCTGTTGCCCCGGCTGGCCGAGCGCTACGGCTTCTCCCTCGCCGCCTTCGACGCGGTGGCCGACCTCTTCCTGCCCAAGCACCCGCAGGGCCGTTTCGCCTGGTGGTGGTCGGTGGTGCTGCGCCTCGGCCTGCCCCCGGCGTTCAAGATCTACTTCAACCCGGAGGTCCGCGGCCGGGCCGTCGCGGGCGAGCTGGTCGAGGCCGGGCTGGACCGGCTCGGCTTCGGCGGCGCCTACCCCAACCTCCGGCGGCGGCTGCGCCCCGGCGACGAGCTGGACCGCTACTCCTTCTTCTCCATCGACCTGCACACCCAGCCCGACCCCAGGGTCAAGGTCTACCTCTCCCACCACGACGGCGACCTGGCCCAGCTGCTGCGCACGGCGGGCGCGGCCCGGCAGGTGGAGGAGGAGCAGATCCGCGAGTTCACCGCGATCGCCGGCGGCCACCGGGGCCGCTTCACCGGGCGGCCGCTGATCTCCAGCCTGAGCTTCCTGGCTGGGGACACCGACCGGGCCAGCGGCTTCTCCGTCTACCTCCCGGTGCGCGACTACGCCGAGGACGACGAGGTCGCGCTGGCCAGGGCGCACGCGCTGCTGGCCGGGCACGGCCTGGACCGGGCGCTGCTGGACCGGGCGCTGACCGTGCTGGCCCGCCGCCCGCTCAACGAGGGCGTCGGCCTCATCCCGCACCTGTCCCTGCGCACGGGCCGCCCGCACACCGGGCTCACCGTGTACCTCTCGGCCGAGAGCTACGCGGTCACCCCGCCGCGCCCGGAGTCCCTCGCATCCTGA
- a CDS encoding ATP/GTP-binding protein, translating to MVSAGSDPQSEVVIPTSVKVLVAGGFGAGKTTLVSSVSEIPPLSTEELLTEAGEDVDDLAGVEGKTTTTVALDFGRISINTEIVLYLFGTPGQNRFWFMWDELANGAIGAIVLVDTRRLDSSFPSVDFFERRKIPFVVAVNCFEGAHSYEPEEIRKALVLNPDVPVLMVDARQRESSKDALVTLVEHVLARLAESAGDDAELVSPGNGG from the coding sequence ATGGTGTCCGCAGGATCTGACCCGCAGTCCGAGGTGGTGATCCCCACCTCGGTGAAGGTGCTGGTCGCCGGCGGTTTCGGGGCGGGGAAGACGACGCTGGTCAGTTCGGTCAGCGAGATCCCCCCGCTGAGCACCGAGGAGCTGCTGACCGAGGCGGGCGAGGACGTCGACGACCTGGCCGGGGTGGAGGGCAAGACCACCACCACGGTCGCGCTGGACTTCGGCCGGATCAGCATCAACACCGAGATCGTGCTCTACCTCTTCGGCACACCCGGCCAGAACCGGTTCTGGTTCATGTGGGACGAACTGGCCAATGGCGCGATTGGCGCGATTGTCCTGGTGGACACCCGACGGCTGGACAGCTCGTTTCCCTCGGTCGATTTCTTCGAGCGCCGGAAAATTCCGTTCGTGGTCGCGGTCAACTGTTTTGAAGGCGCGCACAGCTACGAGCCGGAGGAGATCCGCAAGGCGCTGGTGCTCAACCCGGACGTGCCGGTGCTCATGGTCGACGCGCGCCAGCGCGAGTCCAGCAAGGACGCACTGGTGACCCTGGTCGAGCACGTGCTCGCCCGGTTGGCCGAATCGGCGGGCGACGACGCGGAGCTGGTCAGTCCGGGCAACGGTGGGTAG
- a CDS encoding DUF742 domain-containing protein, whose translation MPVDEEAHWFDEAAGPLVRPYAMTRGRTRPGNTELDLATQIVSVLTDNDLQTLTPEQFSIIDLCRHPLSVAEVAAYIDVPLIVVKVLVSDLIERGDVVTRYAGAVERPSRNLLEAVLDGVRRI comes from the coding sequence ATGCCAGTGGACGAGGAAGCGCACTGGTTCGACGAGGCGGCCGGTCCGCTGGTGCGGCCGTACGCGATGACCAGGGGCCGGACCAGGCCGGGCAACACCGAGCTGGACCTGGCCACCCAGATCGTCAGCGTGCTGACCGACAACGACCTGCAGACCCTGACCCCGGAGCAGTTCTCCATCATCGACCTGTGCAGGCACCCCCTGTCGGTCGCCGAGGTCGCCGCCTACATCGATGTGCCGCTCATCGTGGTCAAGGTCCTGGTCAGCGACCTGATCGAACGCGGCGACGTGGTCACCCGGTACGCCGGGGCCGTGGAACGACCGAGTAGGAATCTATTGGAGGCGGTGCTCGATGGTGTCCGCAGGATCTGA
- a CDS encoding roadblock/LC7 domain-containing protein — translation MSDKASRNTDLNWLLDELVQRTVGVRHAVVLSSDGLLIGRSQDLSKDDSEHLSAMASAFQSLARGTGRHFGGGAVRQTIVEMEHAYLFVTAAGRGACLALLAEETADVGMIAYEMNLLVKQVGVYLSSAPRETAAANPPRS, via the coding sequence ATGAGCGACAAGGCTTCTCGGAACACCGATCTGAACTGGCTGCTGGACGAGCTGGTGCAGCGGACCGTCGGGGTCCGGCACGCGGTCGTGCTCTCCTCCGACGGCCTGTTGATCGGCCGTTCGCAGGACCTGTCCAAGGATGACTCCGAGCACCTGTCGGCGATGGCCTCGGCCTTCCAGAGCCTGGCCCGCGGCACCGGCAGGCACTTCGGCGGTGGCGCCGTGCGCCAGACCATCGTGGAGATGGAGCACGCCTACCTCTTCGTCACCGCGGCCGGACGGGGCGCCTGCCTCGCACTGCTGGCCGAGGAGACCGCCGACGTCGGCATGATCGCCTACGAGATGAACCTGCTGGTCAAGCAGGTGGGCGTCTACCTCAGCTCAGCCCCACGGGAAACCGCCGCCGCCAACCCCCCGAGGAGCTGA
- a CDS encoding sensor histidine kinase: MLIPSVALLVMWVSGSSYLIFDGYYLREVAAGVRAVSIPAVNALASAQKERQLGMVYLGKPATGLTTELRMVQQQTDEALGVMKAALPPVVSNAPPAVVDRINQLNSLLEELPRIRTRIESSGIDKAQVYAFYNRLLDSAARLFDTQARIVPDVTSTQGGIGATAIFRSGDRMSRAGSLMAGAIATGSLPAADHLEFTNLVSAYHSELESAIPFARQEVQDSYRQLRDSDSWKRLTEVENSLISNGPWVARTGRGSQGAVGISEEEWQRLTVGVADQLTKLTTQQADLVSGRALQDGGDSLTNALIGSLIALILAVIAIMVALKVSRKLVDRALVVRLDSLRRDALELAHERLPDIVRRLRKGEPVDVSVEVPDLDYGRDEIGQVARAFNAAQLTAVAAAVQEAQAREGVNNVFLGIAHRNQALVHRQLKILDRMERHEEDPEQIEGLFQLDHLATRARRNAENLIILGGEQPGRRWRKPIRLVDVLRAAISETEHYARVRLQRIPDAAVIGSAVADTIHLVAELVDNATSFSPPRSQVQVHGSIAAKGVVVEVEDHGLGMSEEDRDRANAMLADPPEFDAMALKGDSRLGLFVVARLALRLGVRVELRDSPYGGTRAVILVPNEILASDVRTQLSEDTLRELTKRERATGSGKPVRTPLGPVHQQRAAEEDQVDDDERAEGEHDRPGRDLHSFWADPLSSGEDTPGRSINLLGGATFASIQEEKPSTPEDRYEHEDLAPPEQPAERTGGLPLEQTGPGALLTHAPLLTHNTPTGEQPQTRAEADRNATTGEIPVVNARAATPAPARTGAPAGERPALPVRRPQQNLAPQLLADSGATDTGENEVPATTGRSPEQVRDTMAAFQRGTREGRDADPFPG, translated from the coding sequence GTGCTGATCCCGAGTGTGGCCCTGCTCGTCATGTGGGTGTCCGGCTCGTCCTACCTGATCTTCGACGGGTACTACCTGCGTGAGGTCGCCGCCGGTGTGCGCGCGGTGTCCATCCCCGCGGTCAACGCGCTCGCCTCGGCCCAGAAGGAACGCCAGCTCGGCATGGTCTACCTGGGCAAACCCGCCACGGGACTGACCACCGAACTGCGCATGGTGCAGCAGCAGACCGACGAGGCGCTCGGGGTCATGAAGGCCGCCCTGCCGCCGGTGGTCAGCAACGCCCCGCCCGCGGTGGTCGACCGCATCAACCAGCTCAACTCCCTGCTGGAGGAGCTGCCCCGGATTCGCACCAGGATCGAGTCCTCCGGTATCGACAAGGCGCAGGTCTACGCCTTCTACAACCGGCTGCTGGATTCCGCCGCCCGGTTGTTCGACACCCAGGCCCGTATCGTGCCCGATGTCACCTCCACCCAGGGCGGTATCGGCGCGACGGCAATTTTCCGGTCCGGTGACCGCATGTCCAGGGCCGGTTCGCTGATGGCCGGGGCCATCGCCACCGGGAGCCTTCCGGCGGCTGACCACCTTGAGTTCACCAACCTGGTCAGCGCATACCACTCCGAGCTGGAGAGCGCAATCCCCTTTGCTCGCCAGGAGGTCCAGGACAGTTATCGCCAGTTGCGCGACAGCGATTCCTGGAAAAGGCTCACCGAGGTTGAGAACTCCCTGATCAGCAACGGCCCGTGGGTCGCCCGCACCGGCCGGGGCAGCCAGGGCGCGGTGGGCATCAGCGAGGAGGAGTGGCAGCGGCTGACCGTCGGCGTGGCCGACCAGCTGACCAAGCTCACCACCCAGCAGGCCGACCTGGTCTCCGGCCGGGCGCTGCAGGACGGCGGCGACTCGCTGACCAACGCGCTCATCGGCTCGCTCATCGCGCTCATCCTGGCCGTGATCGCGATCATGGTCGCGCTCAAGGTCTCCCGCAAGCTCGTGGACCGGGCACTGGTGGTGCGCCTGGACAGCCTGCGGCGGGACGCGCTGGAGCTCGCGCACGAACGGCTGCCCGACATCGTCCGCCGCCTGCGCAAGGGCGAGCCGGTGGACGTCTCCGTCGAGGTGCCCGACCTGGACTACGGCCGGGACGAGATCGGCCAGGTGGCCCGCGCCTTCAACGCCGCCCAGCTCACCGCGGTCGCCGCTGCCGTGCAGGAAGCCCAGGCCCGCGAGGGCGTCAACAACGTCTTCCTCGGCATCGCCCACCGCAACCAGGCCCTGGTGCACCGGCAGCTGAAGATCCTGGACCGGATGGAGCGGCACGAGGAGGACCCCGAGCAGATCGAGGGCCTCTTCCAGCTCGACCACCTGGCCACCCGGGCCCGCCGCAACGCGGAGAACCTGATCATCCTCGGTGGCGAGCAGCCCGGCCGCCGCTGGCGCAAGCCGATCCGGCTGGTCGACGTGCTGCGCGCGGCCATCTCCGAGACCGAGCACTACGCCCGCGTCCGCCTGCAGCGGATCCCGGACGCCGCGGTCATCGGCTCCGCCGTGGCCGACACCATCCACCTGGTCGCCGAGCTGGTGGACAACGCCACCTCCTTCTCCCCGCCGCGCTCCCAGGTGCAGGTGCACGGCTCGATCGCGGCCAAGGGCGTGGTGGTCGAGGTCGAGGACCACGGCCTGGGCATGAGCGAGGAGGACCGGGACCGGGCCAACGCGATGCTGGCCGACCCGCCCGAGTTCGACGCGATGGCGCTCAAGGGCGACTCCCGGCTCGGCCTGTTCGTGGTCGCCCGGCTCGCGCTGCGCCTGGGCGTGCGGGTCGAGCTGCGCGACTCGCCCTACGGCGGCACCAGGGCGGTCATCCTGGTGCCGAACGAGATCCTCGCCTCCGACGTGCGCACCCAGCTCTCCGAGGACACCCTGCGCGAACTGACCAAGCGGGAGCGGGCGACCGGCTCGGGAAAACCCGTTCGCACGCCGCTCGGACCGGTCCACCAGCAGCGCGCGGCAGAAGAAGACCAGGTGGACGACGACGAGCGGGCCGAGGGTGAGCACGACCGCCCCGGCCGGGACCTGCACAGCTTCTGGGCCGACCCGCTCAGCAGCGGCGAGGACACCCCCGGCCGCTCGATCAACCTGCTCGGCGGGGCGACCTTCGCCAGCATCCAGGAGGAGAAGCCCTCGACCCCGGAGGACCGCTACGAGCACGAGGACCTGGCCCCGCCGGAACAGCCGGCCGAGCGCACCGGCGGGCTTCCGCTGGAGCAGACCGGGCCGGGCGCGCTGCTCACCCACGCGCCACTGCTCACGCACAACACCCCGACCGGGGAGCAGCCCCAGACCCGGGCCGAGGCGGACCGCAACGCCACCACGGGGGAGATCCCGGTGGTCAACGCCCGCGCCGCCACACCGGCGCCGGCCCGCACCGGCGCGCCCGCCGGGGAACGGCCCGCGCTGCCGGTCCGTCGGCCGCAGCAGAACCTGGCGCCACAGCTGCTCGCCGACTCCGGCGCCACCGACACCGGCGAGAACGAGGTCCCGGCCACCACGGGACGCTCGCCGGAGCAGGTTCGCGACACCATGGCCGCCTTCCAGCGCGGGACCCGCGAGGGACGCGACGCAGACCCATTCCCAGGATGA
- a CDS encoding VOC family protein: MKSAIRHITVNCAPPLEPYTLAEFWSATLGHPIHPDDAPGDDEVLIELPHSPGLLFVRVPNPKPPTIRNRLHLDLQPEQPRDEEVTRLLALGATFVDDQRTEDGRGWVVLADPAGNEFCVERSNTERTTP; encoded by the coding sequence ATGAAGTCCGCCATCCGCCACATCACGGTCAACTGCGCCCCACCCCTGGAGCCCTACACCCTGGCCGAGTTCTGGAGCGCCACCCTCGGCCACCCGATCCACCCCGACGACGCACCGGGCGACGACGAGGTCCTGATCGAGCTCCCCCACTCCCCCGGCCTGCTCTTCGTCCGAGTCCCCAACCCCAAGCCCCCCACCATCCGCAACCGCCTGCACCTGGACCTCCAGCCAGAACAACCAAGAGACGAAGAGGTCACCCGCCTCCTGGCCCTGGGCGCCACCTTCGTCGACGACCAGCGCACCGAAGACGGCCGAGGCTGGGTGGTCCTGGCCGACCCAGCAGGCAACGAGTTCTGCGTAGAACGCAGCAACACCGAACGCACCACGCCGTAG
- a CDS encoding glycoside hydrolase family 16 protein — protein MSPQRIRLLSAGLSTLVTLGLTTLPPTSAAAPSQPVLQHGTTPTQPTEALFDDFNYTSSADPRLPQRGWTVRSGTGGPGVGGATWDPNLVSFPTVGGQQVAQLSAQTNGTPSGTRQSQLNTGRKFFEGTYATRFHMTDAPAHGPDGDHVVQTFYTITPLRHDRDPDYGEQDFEYLPNGGWGEQTNTMFLTSWETYQPDPWWADNTSTRAHRSFAGWHDLVLQVANGRMKYYIDGQLIADHGDRYYPETPMLINFNHWFIDLNGAGPERRYHQQADWVYFARNQVLTPAQVRHQVDTHRANGTQFIDTVPAT, from the coding sequence GTGTCCCCGCAACGAATCCGGCTGCTGTCCGCCGGCCTGTCCACCCTGGTCACCCTCGGCCTGACCACCCTGCCCCCCACGAGCGCCGCCGCCCCATCCCAACCGGTGCTCCAGCACGGCACCACCCCCACCCAGCCGACCGAAGCCCTCTTCGACGACTTCAACTACACCAGCAGCGCCGACCCCCGCCTGCCCCAACGAGGCTGGACCGTCCGCTCCGGCACCGGCGGCCCAGGAGTCGGCGGCGCGACCTGGGACCCGAACCTGGTCAGCTTCCCCACCGTCGGCGGTCAACAGGTCGCCCAGCTGAGCGCCCAGACCAACGGAACCCCAAGCGGCACAAGGCAGTCGCAGCTCAACACCGGCCGCAAGTTCTTCGAGGGCACCTACGCCACCCGCTTCCACATGACCGACGCCCCGGCCCACGGCCCCGACGGCGACCACGTGGTGCAGACCTTCTACACGATCACCCCGCTCCGCCACGACCGCGACCCGGACTACGGCGAACAGGACTTCGAGTACCTGCCCAACGGCGGCTGGGGAGAGCAGACCAACACCATGTTCCTGACCTCGTGGGAGACCTACCAGCCGGACCCGTGGTGGGCCGACAACACCTCAACCCGCGCCCATCGCAGCTTCGCCGGCTGGCACGACCTGGTCCTGCAGGTCGCCAACGGCCGCATGAAGTACTACATCGACGGCCAGCTCATCGCCGACCACGGCGACAGGTACTACCCCGAGACCCCCATGCTGATCAACTTCAACCACTGGTTCATCGACCTCAACGGCGCGGGCCCGGAACGCCGGTACCACCAGCAGGCCGACTGGGTCTACTTCGCCCGCAACCAGGTCCTGACCCCAGCCCAGGTCCGCCACCAGGTCGACACCCACCGAGCCAACGGCACCCAGTTCATCGACACGGTCCCCGCCACCTGA
- a CDS encoding GntR family transcriptional regulator: MARPVARKRERVRDYLVELVETRPQGTAIPSERTLCALLSVSRPTLRSAVDELVSSGLLVREHGRGMFVARDKVTQELLGEQVPLAAPKAEGDWSSRVLELVRIPAGARIGRKLELSPGAEITYVARLRLVDGMPIALEQLHIPVAVAPDLSTVDFERPGLHVALRRRGVVVREAVQSIEPTVTDETESELLGVPLLTPALLFDRRTTDADGRAVEYARSIYRGDRYRIVSRLSLA, translated from the coding sequence GTGGCGAGACCGGTGGCGCGCAAGCGCGAGCGCGTGCGCGACTACCTGGTGGAACTGGTCGAGACCCGGCCGCAGGGCACCGCGATCCCCTCCGAGCGCACCCTCTGCGCACTGCTGTCGGTCTCCCGGCCCACACTGCGCTCGGCGGTGGACGAACTGGTCAGCTCCGGACTGCTGGTGCGTGAGCACGGGCGCGGCATGTTCGTGGCGCGGGACAAGGTCACGCAGGAGCTCCTCGGCGAGCAGGTGCCGCTGGCCGCGCCCAAGGCGGAGGGTGACTGGTCAAGTCGGGTGCTGGAACTGGTCAGGATTCCGGCTGGGGCCAGGATCGGGCGCAAGCTGGAGCTGTCCCCCGGGGCCGAGATCACCTATGTGGCCCGGTTGCGACTCGTGGACGGCATGCCGATCGCGTTGGAGCAGCTGCACATCCCGGTCGCGGTCGCCCCCGATCTGTCCACAGTGGACTTCGAGCGGCCCGGACTGCACGTCGCGTTGCGGAGACGCGGGGTGGTGGTGCGCGAGGCGGTGCAGTCGATCGAGCCGACGGTGACCGATGAGACCGAGTCCGAGCTGCTCGGCGTGCCACTGCTGACTCCGGCGCTGCTGTTCGACCGGCGCACCACCGACGCCGACGGCCGTGCGGTGGAGTACGCGCGCTCGATCTACCGCGGCGACCGCTACCGGATCGTCTCCCGCCTGTCGCTGGCGTGA
- a CDS encoding glycoside hydrolase family 64 protein has translation MISRRLFLGASATALATPALGQLAAHATTAATPQRFTLNLVNNSGSATAYAYVVGLSGNRPLFVRRDGSSYYPPSPGSPVTPLGEDPSIALGGPGSSTTVSIPRMYGARIYVVTGAKLNFFVNPGPHIVHPSFLNPGDPNINKNWTFAEFTFNEAELFANISYVDFVAAPLGISLRSLSGRVETVPGLPAGALDGICAALQAQASKEGSAWNQLIQKGPDGRNLRAMSAHYKASAFANYLGGYIDQCWAKYAGTNLVVDTQSGPGRLTGRVSGGVLRFNNGETFTKPSTADVFSCDSGPFSLAGASEVRKAIIPRLAAALNRTTLLSNPNQPHGEVASNFYRTPATNHYARIVHERLPDNRGYAFPYDDVSPGPDFSGATRSGDPGTLTVEVKRLR, from the coding sequence ATGATCTCTCGTCGCCTCTTCCTCGGCGCGTCCGCGACAGCTCTGGCCACCCCTGCCCTCGGCCAGCTCGCCGCGCACGCCACCACCGCCGCGACGCCGCAGAGATTCACCCTGAACCTGGTCAACAACTCCGGATCGGCCACCGCCTACGCCTATGTCGTGGGCCTGTCCGGCAACCGCCCGCTGTTCGTCCGCCGGGACGGCAGCTCCTACTACCCGCCCTCGCCCGGCTCACCGGTCACCCCGCTGGGCGAGGACCCCTCGATCGCCCTGGGCGGTCCCGGTTCCTCCACCACGGTGTCCATCCCGCGCATGTACGGCGCGCGGATCTACGTGGTGACCGGGGCGAAGCTCAACTTCTTCGTCAACCCCGGCCCGCACATCGTGCACCCCAGCTTCCTCAACCCGGGCGATCCCAACATCAACAAGAACTGGACCTTCGCCGAGTTCACCTTCAACGAGGCCGAGTTGTTCGCCAACATCAGCTACGTGGACTTCGTGGCCGCGCCGCTGGGCATCTCGCTGCGCTCGCTCTCCGGCCGGGTGGAGACCGTGCCGGGCCTGCCGGCCGGCGCGCTGGACGGGATCTGCGCGGCGCTGCAGGCCCAGGCGTCCAAGGAGGGCTCGGCCTGGAACCAGCTGATCCAGAAGGGTCCGGACGGCCGCAACCTGCGGGCGATGAGCGCGCACTACAAGGCGAGCGCGTTCGCCAACTACCTGGGCGGCTACATCGACCAGTGCTGGGCCAAGTACGCGGGCACCAACCTGGTGGTGGACACCCAGAGCGGGCCGGGCAGGCTCACCGGCCGGGTCAGCGGCGGGGTGCTGCGCTTCAACAACGGCGAGACCTTCACCAAGCCCAGCACCGCTGACGTGTTCAGCTGCGACTCCGGGCCGTTCAGCCTGGCCGGGGCCAGCGAGGTGCGCAAGGCGATCATCCCGCGGCTGGCCGCGGCGCTGAACCGCACCACGTTGCTGTCCAACCCGAACCAGCCGCACGGCGAGGTGGCCAGCAACTTCTACCGCACCCCGGCCACCAACCACTACGCCCGGATCGTGCACGAGCGCCTGCCGGACAACCGCGGCTACGCCTTCCCCTACGACGACGTCTCCCCGGGCCCGGACTTCAGCGGCGCCACCCGCTCCGGCGACCCGGGCACGCTCACCGTCGAGGTCAAGCGCCTCCGCTGA